A stretch of the Methanobrevibacter woesei genome encodes the following:
- a CDS encoding TatD family hydrolase, with translation MDGLIDIGLNLMHSSFKKDRQEIIEEAAKVGVSKSIITGTNVNSSKIASEYASKYPGILYSTSGVHPHDAKTCNEKTLEILEKNAKKECVVAIGECGLDYNRDFSPRDVQRYWFEKQIELAEKLNMPLFLHERDAHEDLYAILERHPKIAKKAVVHCFTGTSKEAENYIDLGCYIGVTGWICDMKRGKSLQEAVKVIPPERLMIETDAPFLIPKNFDKKPKRNRNEPKYLPHILKTIAHYKDDYDVEKLAKIVTINTEKFFNI, from the coding sequence TTGGATGGTCTTATTGATATTGGACTTAACTTAATGCATTCTTCATTTAAAAAAGACAGGCAGGAAATAATTGAAGAAGCTGCAAAAGTTGGTGTTTCAAAATCAATTATTACTGGAACTAATGTGAATTCCAGTAAAATAGCTAGCGAATATGCATCTAAATATCCTGGAATTTTATATTCTACTTCAGGTGTCCATCCTCATGATGCTAAAACATGCAACGAGAAAACCCTTGAAATTCTTGAAAAAAATGCCAAAAAAGAATGTGTTGTAGCTATTGGAGAATGCGGTCTTGATTATAACAGAGATTTCTCTCCAAGAGATGTTCAAAGATATTGGTTTGAAAAACAGATTGAATTAGCTGAAAAGTTAAACATGCCTCTTTTTTTACATGAAAGAGATGCACATGAAGATTTATATGCAATTTTAGAAAGACATCCGAAAATAGCTAAAAAAGCAGTAGTTCATTGTTTTACAGGAACTAGCAAAGAAGCTGAAAATTATATTGACTTAGGATGTTATATTGGTGTTACTGGATGGATTTGTGATATGAAGAGAGGAAAATCCCTTCAGGAAGCAGTTAAAGTTATTCCTCCTGAAAGATTAATGATTGAAACTGATGCACCATTTCTAATACCTAAAAATTTTGATAAAAAACCTAAAAGAAATAGGAACGAACCAAAGTATTTACCTCATATTCTAAAAACAATTGCACATTACAAAGATGATTATGATGTTGAAAAACTAGCTAAAATAGTTACAATTAATACAGAAAAGTTTTTTAATATCTAA
- a CDS encoding TldD/PmbA family protein codes for MEEYIDLCEKVIEKTIPKVDYVDIRAGKSNNSSIIMKDGSVDEVNTGNTLGFRIRVLNNGAWGFAYTNDYTKLEEIAETSITLANSLKGDIELAPSEIIKDKVVSDVKIPFSDVSIEEKKDIMEEANKAASLDKVNSITISYSDSENKGLFINSEGSLIQTDESRVGMFLNAAATNGEVIQFGHGSIGGVKGFEAITNVDIEEFSRNIAQKAIRLLDAEPAPSGKFPIIADNELTGVFIHEALGHAVEGDLILQNDSILKGKMNTKIASDIVNIYDDASLKDGFGHYAYDVEGVKTKKNQLVKNGELVSLLNSRETASKLGMKSSGNARSPLSDQPIVRMSNTYLEPGDMSFDELIEDIKDGIYLKGSRGGQVDTGKGIFQFNAAEGFIIKNGEVTTPLRDVSLSGNILETLKHVDAIGSDFKLSVGFCGKDGQTAPVGDGGPHTRILDALVGGSS; via the coding sequence CTAGTATTATAATGAAAGATGGCTCTGTTGATGAAGTTAACACTGGAAACACCTTAGGATTTAGAATAAGGGTTTTAAATAATGGTGCATGGGGTTTTGCATACACAAACGATTATACTAAATTGGAAGAAATTGCAGAAACATCAATTACATTAGCAAATTCACTAAAAGGAGACATTGAATTAGCTCCAAGTGAAATCATTAAAGATAAAGTTGTTAGTGATGTTAAAATACCTTTTTCCGATGTAAGCATTGAAGAAAAAAAGGATATAATGGAAGAAGCAAATAAGGCAGCTAGTTTAGATAAAGTGAACAGTATTACAATTAGCTATTCAGATAGTGAAAATAAAGGTTTATTTATTAATAGTGAAGGTAGTTTAATCCAGACAGATGAAAGTCGTGTTGGAATGTTTTTAAATGCTGCTGCAACTAATGGAGAGGTTATCCAATTTGGACATGGAAGTATTGGTGGAGTTAAAGGATTTGAAGCTATTACAAATGTGGATATTGAAGAATTTTCCCGCAATATTGCACAGAAAGCTATTAGACTATTAGATGCAGAACCTGCCCCTTCTGGAAAATTCCCAATTATTGCAGATAATGAACTAACTGGAGTATTCATTCACGAAGCATTAGGACATGCAGTTGAAGGAGACTTAATATTACAAAATGATTCTATATTAAAAGGAAAAATGAACACCAAAATAGCTTCAGATATTGTAAATATCTACGATGATGCAAGTTTAAAAGATGGATTTGGACATTATGCTTATGATGTTGAAGGTGTTAAAACTAAGAAAAACCAACTTGTTAAAAATGGAGAACTTGTAAGCTTATTAAATTCCAGAGAAACTGCATCAAAACTAGGTATGAAATCATCAGGTAATGCAAGATCACCTTTAAGTGACCAGCCAATTGTAAGAATGAGTAACACTTACCTTGAACCTGGAGACATGAGTTTTGATGAATTAATTGAAGATATTAAAGATGGAATTTATCTCAAAGGTTCTAGAGGCGGACAAGTAGATACCGGAAAAGGAATATTCCAATTTAATGCTGCTGAAGGTTTTATAATTAAAAATGGTGAAGTAACAACACCATTACGAGATGTTTCTTTATCTGGAAACATACTTGAAACCTTAAAACATGTTGATGCAATTGGATCTGACTTTAAATTAAGTGTTGGATTCTGTGGTAAAGATGGTCAAACAGCCCCAGTAGGTGATGGTGGACCACATACAAGAATATTAGATGCATTAGTTGGTGGAAGTAGTTAA
- a CDS encoding YbjQ family protein encodes MILSSTNTLENKKIVAYKGIVTGESLIGSNVYKDLFSGVRDVVGGRTSKYEEEIQKAREVALTSMKEKAQSLDANAIIGLKISYDNLGGTMGNTILVTAYGTAVKCE; translated from the coding sequence ATGATATTATCATCTACAAATACATTAGAAAACAAAAAGATTGTTGCATACAAAGGTATTGTAACTGGAGAATCTTTAATTGGTTCTAATGTATATAAAGATTTATTTTCAGGAGTACGTGATGTTGTAGGTGGCCGTACTTCAAAATATGAAGAAGAAATCCAAAAAGCTAGAGAAGTTGCCCTAACAAGTATGAAAGAAAAAGCCCAAAGTTTAGATGCTAATGCAATAATAGGACTTAAAATATCCTATGATAACCTTGGCGGAACTATGGGTAACACAATACTTGTAACAGCTTATGGAACTGCTGTAAAATGTGAATAA
- a CDS encoding sulfite exporter TauE/SafE family protein, with protein sequence MFTLEFFIGLALIGIVAGFASGLLGVGGGFLIVPLQYFLLEHVGVDPGLAMLVSLGTSLAIIIPTSCSSAYKHTRTLKNVIEPGIKLGVFGIIGGLIGGGVASILPSDTLKFIFGCLLIFIAVYNCITINKDDPKSRIKFNIFSYAVFGTAIGFLSGLLGIGGGIFLIVCLVFFFGFSMLESIGTSSVYICLTAIGGVISYIITGMGVNTLPFSIGYVSLIDFVVISVFSVPLAYFGAKVSHKLPERNLKLVFAVLVFTIGLKMIGVIPS encoded by the coding sequence ATGTTTACTTTAGAATTTTTTATTGGTTTAGCATTAATTGGTATTGTTGCAGGATTTGCATCTGGCCTTTTGGGGGTAGGTGGAGGATTTTTAATTGTTCCTTTGCAATATTTCCTTTTAGAACATGTTGGTGTTGATCCTGGCTTAGCAATGTTGGTATCTCTTGGAACAAGTCTAGCTATTATTATTCCAACTTCATGCAGTAGTGCATATAAACATACAAGAACTTTAAAGAATGTTATAGAACCTGGAATAAAATTAGGGGTTTTTGGAATAATTGGAGGACTTATTGGTGGGGGTGTTGCTTCAATACTGCCATCAGACACTTTAAAGTTTATTTTCGGATGTTTGTTGATATTTATTGCAGTTTATAATTGTATAACTATTAATAAAGATGATCCAAAATCCAGAATAAAATTTAATATATTTTCTTATGCAGTCTTTGGTACCGCTATAGGATTTTTATCTGGACTTTTAGGTATTGGCGGAGGAATATTTTTAATTGTCTGTCTTGTATTCTTCTTTGGATTTTCAATGTTGGAATCTATTGGTACTTCATCTGTTTATATTTGTCTTACAGCTATTGGAGGAGTTATTTCTTATATTATCACTGGAATGGGTGTTAACACACTTCCATTTTCAATTGGCTATGTAAGTCTTATAGATTTTGTTGTGATTTCAGTATTTTCTGTTCCACTAGCTTATTTCGGTGCTAAAGTATCTCATAAACTTCCTGAAAGAAATCTTAAGTTAGTATTTGCTGTTTTAGTATTTACCATAGGACTAAAAATGATTGGTGTTATTCCATCTTAA
- a CDS encoding DUF447 domain-containing protein, translated as MNIDLSSVGMVKGQQYETIITTADSNQNRNTAPIGVICRGKDSIMCRIFKGGRTLDNIINQKEFTVNLTSNPQMFTSAIINNIPEEYLTENNSLVGADSYFKCEVTDLIEAVKKSDPIRKSEAIVIKAKVTDLKINNPCKKAINRGFFMLIETLSDFTRIDLVDVPTQQKYIARFKECMRVINKVGSKEDKKAIHILKNELIKKGFEI; from the coding sequence ATGAATATTGACTTATCTTCTGTTGGAATGGTGAAAGGCCAGCAATATGAAACAATAATTACCACTGCTGATTCTAATCAGAATAGAAACACTGCCCCCATTGGAGTTATCTGTAGAGGAAAAGACTCCATAATGTGTCGTATTTTTAAAGGAGGTAGAACTTTAGATAATATCATTAATCAGAAAGAATTTACTGTAAATTTAACCTCCAATCCACAGATGTTTACTTCTGCAATCATCAACAATATCCCAGAGGAATATTTAACTGAAAATAATTCCCTAGTAGGTGCAGACAGCTATTTTAAGTGTGAAGTAACTGATTTAATAGAGGCTGTTAAAAAAAGCGACCCGATTAGAAAAAGTGAAGCCATAGTTATTAAAGCTAAAGTTACTGATTTAAAAATAAATAATCCCTGTAAAAAAGCCATTAATCGTGGATTTTTTATGTTGATTGAAACTTTATCTGATTTTACAAGAATTGATTTAGTAGATGTTCCAACACAACAAAAGTATATAGCTAGATTCAAAGAGTGTATGCGAGTAATTAATAAAGTGGGATCTAAAGAAGATAAAAAAGCAATCCATATATTAAAAAATGAATTGATAAAAAAAGGATTTGAAATTTAA
- the ade gene encoding adenine deaminase, translating to MIIKGNILDVFNNSVFPAEITVKNGLFEKIKPLDDENLEGIIIPGFIDSHIHIESSMLTPSQFAKVAVRHGSTSAICDPHEIANVGGIEAIDFFVDDAKIAPFDFYFTAPSCVPATPFETSGAILDEKDIKKLLVRDDFVALGEMMNFPGVLNDDESVLAKLNASKELSKPIDGHAPLLSGEDLDKYIGAGISTDHECSSFQEAIEKKEKGMKIMVRSGSSAKNLDAIFDLDERISYWKNHGSNDNLEENLKKPIFDFLVSDDKHADDLIKGYLNEDIKKAASFGIDIIEAIKMVTINPASHYNLNSGAIAEGRKANFVVIDNFDDFNIKRTYVGGKLVYDNGKVLFDAAEDNFKNTFDLSRKSPEDFDVTYEGESVEVNVVKCFNGELLTENDTAVLNVKNSLIQPDLERDILKIAVVERYGGNSIANGFISGFNLSNGAIASSISHDSHNIIVIGTNSTEMAEAVNLLIENEGGLVVVNEGLKKSLPLPVAGLMSNKSAEEVSALYKELLDEAKKLNCELDSPFMTMSFMALLVIPSLKISNKGLFDVDEFSFKDLIVD from the coding sequence ATGATTATCAAAGGAAATATATTGGATGTATTTAATAATTCAGTTTTTCCTGCTGAAATAACTGTTAAAAATGGATTATTTGAGAAAATAAAACCACTTGATGATGAAAATCTTGAAGGCATTATCATTCCTGGTTTTATTGATTCTCATATTCATATTGAAAGTTCCATGCTTACTCCTTCTCAATTTGCTAAAGTAGCTGTTAGGCATGGTTCGACTTCAGCTATTTGCGATCCTCATGAAATAGCAAATGTTGGTGGTATTGAAGCAATTGATTTCTTTGTAGATGATGCTAAAATAGCACCTTTTGATTTTTATTTTACTGCTCCTTCTTGTGTTCCAGCAACTCCTTTTGAAACTTCTGGAGCCATATTAGATGAAAAGGATATTAAAAAACTTTTAGTTAGAGATGATTTTGTAGCATTAGGGGAAATGATGAATTTTCCAGGTGTTCTTAATGATGATGAAAGTGTACTTGCTAAATTAAATGCATCTAAAGAGTTATCCAAACCTATTGATGGTCATGCTCCATTACTTTCTGGTGAAGATTTAGATAAATATATTGGTGCAGGTATAAGTACTGACCATGAATGCAGCAGTTTTCAAGAAGCTATTGAAAAAAAAGAAAAAGGCATGAAAATAATGGTGCGTTCTGGTTCATCTGCTAAGAATTTAGATGCTATTTTTGATTTAGATGAAAGAATTAGCTATTGGAAAAATCATGGAAGCAATGATAATCTTGAAGAGAATCTTAAAAAACCAATATTTGATTTCCTTGTAAGTGATGACAAGCATGCTGATGATCTTATTAAAGGCTATCTAAATGAAGATATTAAAAAAGCAGCTAGTTTTGGAATTGATATTATTGAAGCTATTAAAATGGTAACTATTAATCCTGCTTCTCATTACAATCTTAATTCTGGAGCAATAGCTGAAGGAAGAAAAGCTAATTTTGTTGTTATAGACAACTTTGATGATTTTAATATTAAAAGAACTTATGTTGGTGGTAAATTAGTTTATGATAATGGCAAAGTTCTTTTTGATGCAGCTGAAGATAATTTTAAAAATACATTTGACCTTTCTAGGAAATCACCTGAAGACTTTGATGTAACTTATGAGGGGGAAAGTGTTGAAGTTAATGTAGTGAAATGTTTTAATGGGGAACTACTCACTGAAAATGATACTGCAGTATTAAATGTTAAAAATAGTCTAATTCAGCCTGACTTAGAAAGAGATATATTAAAGATAGCTGTTGTTGAAAGATATGGGGGAAATTCAATAGCTAATGGATTTATTTCTGGATTTAACTTATCTAATGGTGCAATTGCATCTTCAATTTCCCATGATTCACATAATATTATAGTTATTGGAACCAACTCAACTGAAATGGCAGAAGCTGTTAATTTACTCATAGAAAATGAGGGGGGATTGGTTGTTGTTAATGAAGGTCTTAAAAAATCATTACCTCTTCCAGTAGCTGGATTAATGAGTAATAAATCAGCAGAAGAAGTAAGTGCACTATATAAAGAGTTACTTGATGAAGCTAAAAAATTAAACTGTGAATTAGATTCTCCATTTATGACAATGTCTTTTATGGCTTTACTTGTTATTCCTTCATTAAAAATATCAAATAAAGGTTTATTTGATGTTGATGAATTTTCTTTTAAGGATTTAATTGTTGATTAA
- a CDS encoding TIGR00296 family protein, whose amino-acid sequence MITKESGQYLLEIAKEAILTYLDEGRKIGIPEDCPEELKEKLGVFVTLNKNEMLRGCIGYPEPVETAIQATINVAISAAFEDPRFNPLIKEEYDDITLEVTVLTKPEILEVDDPQEYLDKIEIGKDGLIIQKGFSRGLLLPQVATENNMNVEEFLEHTCMKAGISSDSWLDASCDVYTFQGQIFK is encoded by the coding sequence ATGATAACAAAAGAAAGTGGACAATATTTATTAGAAATAGCAAAAGAAGCTATTTTAACTTATCTTGATGAAGGAAGAAAAATTGGAATTCCTGAAGACTGTCCAGAAGAATTAAAAGAAAAACTTGGTGTTTTCGTTACACTAAATAAAAATGAAATGTTAAGAGGATGTATTGGATATCCAGAGCCTGTTGAAACAGCTATTCAAGCAACTATCAATGTAGCTATTTCTGCAGCATTTGAAGACCCTAGATTTAACCCTCTTATAAAAGAAGAGTATGATGACATTACACTTGAGGTAACTGTACTTACAAAACCAGAAATATTGGAAGTAGATGACCCTCAGGAGTATTTAGATAAAATAGAAATCGGAAAAGATGGACTAATAATTCAAAAAGGATTTAGCAGAGGTTTACTCCTACCACAAGTAGCAACTGAAAACAATATGAATGTTGAAGAATTTTTAGAGCACACTTGTATGAAAGCAGGAATCAGTTCTGATAGCTGGTTAGATGCAAGTTGTGATGTTTACACTTTCCAAGGCCAAATATTTAAGTAG
- a CDS encoding Hsp20/alpha crystallin family protein, producing MAEEDIIETTAREKQAETEEEVENETSETSEEETVKDKEQERRERLDEKLKQGKEITDKIAEDITRTVDSFIVNMKSMQKNVDGKINDYKKTAVNGLYADLVEDEEKYYLRVWVPGIPKKDIEIEASDNELVIEVEFDSLADSIESEDKKVIINGLKTGKCTKTIHFEENIDIETIDAKANKGVLNIIVNKIQAPKQKVNVE from the coding sequence ATGGCTGAAGAAGATATTATTGAAACAACTGCAAGAGAAAAACAAGCAGAAACTGAAGAAGAAGTAGAAAATGAAACCAGTGAAACTTCTGAAGAAGAAACTGTTAAAGATAAAGAACAAGAAAGAAGAGAAAGACTTGATGAAAAATTAAAACAAGGAAAAGAAATTACTGATAAAATAGCTGAAGACATAACAAGAACCGTAGACTCATTTATCGTAAATATGAAATCTATGCAAAAAAATGTTGACGGTAAAATCAATGATTACAAAAAAACAGCAGTTAACGGTCTTTATGCAGATTTAGTTGAAGATGAAGAAAAATACTACCTTAGAGTATGGGTACCTGGAATCCCTAAAAAAGATATTGAAATAGAAGCAAGTGATAATGAACTTGTTATTGAAGTAGAATTTGATTCATTAGCTGATTCTATTGAAAGTGAAGATAAAAAAGTTATTATTAACGGATTAAAAACTGGTAAATGCACTAAAACAATCCACTTTGAAGAAAACATTGATATTGAAACCATTGATGCTAAAGCAAACAAAGGTGTACTCAATATCATAGTTAACAAAATACAAGCACCAAAACAAAAAGTAAATGTAGAATAA
- the pyrH gene encoding UMP kinase gives MKIVIAIGGSILLKEYDYQKFQEYSEILKSLSNEHELFVVVGGGKPARDYISVIRDLNGGEAQCDDIGIEVTRINAKLLLTALGDYAYQRVPHNFQEALEFSASGKIIVMGGTEPAHSTDAVSAILAEYIHADKLINLTSVDGMYNKDPNKYDDAELIKEITASEMMEFISGKDTKAGTYEFFDMTAIQMIKRSSIETVIANGYTPENLTKVINGEDIGTKIINE, from the coding sequence ATGAAAATTGTTATTGCAATTGGTGGGTCAATCCTATTAAAAGAATATGATTATCAAAAATTCCAAGAGTACAGTGAAATTTTAAAGTCTTTATCAAATGAACATGAATTATTTGTTGTTGTAGGTGGAGGAAAACCTGCAAGAGACTATATTAGTGTTATTCGTGATTTAAACGGTGGAGAAGCTCAATGTGATGATATTGGTATTGAGGTAACTAGAATCAATGCAAAATTATTATTAACTGCATTAGGTGACTACGCTTACCAAAGAGTACCACATAACTTCCAAGAAGCTTTAGAATTTTCAGCTAGTGGAAAAATAATCGTAATGGGCGGAACTGAACCAGCACATAGTACTGATGCAGTTTCAGCTATTTTAGCAGAATACATTCATGCAGATAAACTTATTAACCTAACTTCAGTTGATGGAATGTACAATAAAGATCCAAATAAATATGATGATGCAGAATTAATCAAAGAGATTACTGCTTCTGAAATGATGGAATTTATTAGTGGAAAAGACACAAAAGCAGGAACTTATGAGTTTTTCGACATGACTGCAATCCAAATGATTAAAAGATCATCTATAGAAACTGTAATAGCTAATGGATACACTCCAGAAAACTTAACTAAAGTTATTAATGGAGAAGACATTGGAACTAAAATTATTAATGAATAG
- a CDS encoding DUF2116 family Zn-ribbon domain-containing protein, with the protein MAVEPHKHCPICGTPIPLNELVCSPDCQKIWNQRLAQQKKSRYGLLAVIIIFVIVWYLFSFVL; encoded by the coding sequence ATGGCTGTAGAACCACATAAACATTGTCCAATTTGCGGGACTCCAATCCCATTAAACGAACTTGTATGCTCTCCAGACTGTCAAAAAATCTGGAATCAAAGATTAGCTCAACAAAAGAAAAGCAGATATGGATTATTAGCAGTAATTATCATATTCGTTATTGTATGGTATTTATTTAGCTTTGTTTTATAA
- a CDS encoding NOG1 family protein translates to MMIPTIPTPDELLDKGFRRGKKAADLMRTQKIPKHLKGKKIEETRVVTSCQVIKDKLKSILDSVPEIEELPMFYQDYIDITVGVDDMKQALGALNWAYGIITQLEKEYGAKIRKNPSERATSFQKQAYGRLASVVNKIKKDLDFLDFAKANLRNMPTIDFDATTIVIAGFPNVGKSTLLKQLSGADPQVANYPFTTKGIQIGHVERHWKHIQIIDTPGLLDRPVLEMNDIELNAMVALEHLADTILFIFDASETCGFSLESQYNLLKQIEQVFSEIPIIYLFNKMDIVKDVEDQEYIKPYVDEFDDAIFISAIDGEGIEKISKKFDTIKKIERESEDDFY, encoded by the coding sequence ATGATGATTCCAACTATACCAACTCCTGATGAGTTACTAGATAAAGGATTTAGAAGAGGAAAAAAGGCAGCAGACCTAATGAGAACACAAAAAATACCAAAACATTTGAAAGGTAAAAAAATTGAAGAAACAAGAGTTGTTACATCTTGTCAAGTAATTAAGGATAAACTTAAATCAATTTTAGATAGTGTTCCTGAAATTGAAGAACTTCCTATGTTTTATCAGGATTATATAGATATTACCGTAGGTGTTGATGATATGAAACAGGCCCTTGGAGCTTTAAATTGGGCTTATGGTATTATTACACAACTTGAAAAAGAATATGGGGCTAAAATACGTAAAAACCCATCTGAAAGAGCTACTTCTTTTCAAAAACAAGCCTATGGCAGACTAGCTTCTGTTGTGAATAAAATTAAAAAAGATTTAGATTTCCTTGATTTTGCAAAAGCTAATTTAAGAAATATGCCAACTATTGATTTTGATGCAACTACCATTGTAATAGCTGGTTTTCCAAATGTAGGAAAATCAACCTTACTTAAACAGCTATCTGGAGCTGATCCTCAGGTAGCTAACTATCCATTTACAACAAAAGGAATTCAAATAGGGCATGTTGAAAGACACTGGAAACATATCCAAATTATAGACACTCCAGGGTTATTAGACAGGCCTGTTTTGGAAATGAATGATATTGAATTAAATGCTATGGTTGCACTTGAACATTTAGCAGATACAATTCTATTTATTTTTGATGCTTCCGAAACATGTGGATTTAGCCTAGAAAGTCAATATAACCTATTAAAACAGATTGAACAGGTATTTAGTGAAATACCAATCATATACCTTTTCAATAAAATGGATATTGTCAAAGATGTTGAAGATCAAGAATATATTAAACCATATGTTGATGAATTCGATGATGCTATCTTTATTTCAGCTATTGATGGTGAAGGAATAGAAAAAATCAGCAAGAAATTTGATACTATTAAAAAGATAGAACGTGAAAGTGAAGATGACTTTTACTAA
- a CDS encoding ornithine cyclodeaminase, nickel-pincer nucleotide-dependent: MNTRTIELSGHIIDSLTLPKTMDLVMAKGGDFDIVEFEIGKRKSDISTAKMVISADTPEKLNMILDELSRLGATISELKEVELVASTKDKVAPEGFYSTSNHTTHVLYEGNWIVVENIEMDCTICIDEETKKAYCKPLADIKAGDMIAVGREGIRITPPQKSRDTQQIFEFMNSDVSSEKPLMNLIKGIASEIKEIKGRGGKIAIVGGPAIVHTGSGKYLASLIREGYIDVLLAGNALATHDIESNLFGTSLGIEVETGEIVSHGHTHHMRAINRINQSGSIKEAVEDGTLNGGIMYECVKNDVPYVLAGSIRDDGPLPDVITNTVEAQELMRHYAQDVDMVIMIATMLHSIAMGNLLPSKVKSVCVDINPSTVTKLSDRGSAQVLSIVTDIGTFLPLLYNALEDD; the protein is encoded by the coding sequence ATGAATACTAGAACTATTGAACTTTCTGGTCATATTATAGATTCATTAACTCTTCCAAAAACTATGGATCTTGTAATGGCTAAAGGTGGAGATTTTGATATAGTGGAGTTTGAAATTGGTAAAAGGAAATCAGATATTAGTACTGCTAAAATGGTAATCTCTGCTGACACACCCGAAAAATTAAATATGATTTTAGATGAGTTATCAAGGCTTGGTGCTACTATCTCTGAATTAAAAGAAGTGGAATTAGTTGCATCTACCAAAGATAAAGTTGCTCCTGAAGGTTTTTACTCAACTTCAAATCACACAACCCATGTACTCTATGAAGGTAACTGGATTGTTGTAGAAAATATTGAAATGGACTGTACAATCTGCATTGATGAAGAAACCAAAAAGGCTTACTGTAAACCACTTGCTGATATTAAAGCAGGGGATATGATTGCAGTTGGTCGTGAAGGTATTAGAATCACACCTCCTCAAAAATCAAGAGACACTCAGCAAATTTTTGAGTTTATGAATAGTGATGTGTCTTCTGAAAAACCTTTAATGAATCTTATTAAGGGTATTGCTAGCGAGATTAAAGAAATTAAAGGCAGAGGTGGAAAAATAGCTATTGTTGGAGGACCAGCTATTGTTCACACTGGATCAGGCAAATATCTCGCTTCTTTAATTAGGGAAGGTTATATTGATGTTTTACTTGCTGGAAATGCACTTGCAACTCACGATATTGAGAGCAATCTTTTTGGAACATCATTAGGTATTGAAGTTGAAACTGGAGAAATTGTATCTCATGGTCATACTCACCATATGAGGGCCATTAACAGAATTAACCAATCTGGTTCCATTAAAGAAGCAGTTGAAGATGGAACCTTAAATGGTGGAATTATGTATGAGTGTGTTAAAAATGATGTGCCTTATGTTCTAGCAGGTTCTATTCGTGATGATGGTCCATTACCTGATGTAATAACTAACACTGTTGAAGCACAGGAATTAATGAGGCATTATGCTCAAGATGTTGATATGGTTATTATGATTGCTACAATGTTACATTCAATAGCTATGGGTAACTTATTACCATCTAAAGTAAAAAGTGTCTGTGTAGATATTAATCCATCCACTGTTACTAAGTTATCTGACAGGGGAAGTGCACAGGTACTTAGTATTGTAACTGATATTGGTACATTCTTGCCATTATTATACAATGCCCTAGAAGATGATTAA